AGTATATGCACCGGTTTTAGGAGAACGTACCGCTCTGATTACCTTAGTCCACACTTTAGATTCAGCTGCTGCCTTAGCATCTTTTACTTTCGAGTTCTTTGAAGCTGCTTTTGCCATTGTATTGATTGTTTTTATG
The Chitinophaga varians genome window above contains:
- a CDS encoding DUF4295 family protein → MAKAASKNSKVKDAKAAAESKVWTKVIRAVRSPKTGAYTFKEAIVHKDKVQEHINQK